One Nicotiana tomentosiformis chromosome 4, ASM39032v3, whole genome shotgun sequence genomic window carries:
- the LOC138909773 gene encoding uncharacterized protein, whose translation MEVEIFDVWGIDFMGPFMSSYGMIYILVVVDYVSKWVEAIALPNNEARSVTTFLKKNIFTRFGTPKAILSDGGSHFCKKAFTGLLEKYGVKLKVATPYHPQSSGQVEVSNREIKNILGKTVNANRTDWLRKRDDAL comes from the coding sequence ATGGAGGTCGAGATCTTTGATGTATGGGGGATCGATTTCATGGGTCCCTTCATGAGCTCTTATGGCATGATATATATCTTGGTGGTTGTGGACTATGTCTCCAAGTGGGTCGAGGCAATCgccttacccaacaatgaggcaaggAGTGTGACcacattcttgaagaagaacatattcacaCGGTTTGGTACTCCCAAGGCCATCCTTAGTGATGGTGGTTCTCATTTTTGCAAAAAGGCTTTCACCGGGCTGCTCGAAAAGTATGGCGTAAAGCTAAAGGTGGCCACACCTTATCATCCTCAGTCGAGTGGTCAGGTTGAAGTTTCCAACAGGGAGATTAAAAACATCCTAGGAAAAACTGTCAATGCAAATAGGACCGACTGGTTAAGGAAGCGAGATGATGCATTGTAG
- the LOC138909772 gene encoding uncharacterized protein yields MSALKKLNLDWAEAANLRMTQLNEMEELSLHVYESVAMYKERMKFVHVKKILKREFKFGDLVLLFNSRLKLFPGKLKSKWFGPFKVMNVSPYGAIELESDDGTQTFKVNGQRFKHYLGTIGERHLVEQFSLKDSPTPTPTTE; encoded by the coding sequence atgTCGGCTCTGAAAAAGTTGAATCTTGACTGGGCTGAAGCTGCTAACCTGAGAATGACACAACTCAATGAGATGGAAGAACTCTCTCTCCATGTCTATGAGAGTGTAGCCATGTATAAGGAGAGAATGAAGTTTGTTCATGTCAAGAAGATCTTAAAGCGGGAATTCAAATTTGGTGACTTGGTCTTACTTTTCAACTCAAGACTCAAGTTATTTCCGGGcaaactcaaatccaaatggtTTGGCCCGTTTAAAGTTATGAATGTGTCTCCTTATGGTGCTATTGAATTGGAGTCGGATGACGGAACTCAAACTTTCAAAGTAAATGGCCAACGGTTTAAGCATTACCTCGGCACAATAGGAGAAAGGCACTTGGTAGAACAATTTTCTCTCAAGGATAGTCCTACACCAACCCCCACCACTGAGTAG